The genomic region GAAGAACATTCCCGAAGCGATGTGGACCTCTTGATCGTGGGTGACGTCACTCTGGCGGAGTTGGTTCCAGTCCTGGGCAAAATGGAGCTGCGTTTGCGGCGTCCGATCAACGCCATCATCCACGGGAGGGATGAATTTCAAAAAAAGATCGTGCAAAAAAAACATTTCTTGCATTCCTTGCTATCCCGTGACAAAATCTGGCTCATAGGCAATCCCGATGAGCTGGAACACCTTATTGACCGAAGGTAAAGTCACTCCCCATCAAACCAGCCGGAACGAACTGGCGGATTTGAGGGGGGTTGTCGCGCGCAATCTGGCCGATGCGGCCATTCCCGGCCTTTCCACGGATAATCGCTTTGCCATCGCTTATCAGGCCGCGCTCTTAGCGGCCAAAATGGCAATTGCCTGCGCGGGTTACCGGGTAAAAGGGGAAGGCGCTCATCGCACCACCTTTGTCGCCTTGAAACTAGCCCTGGGTAGACAATACGGCAAAATGGCCGATTACTTTGACCGCTGTCGCCGTATTCGCAATGACTTGGTTTATGATACCGAAGGAGTGGTTTCCGCCAACGATGCGGAGGAACTATTTAATACCGCCACCCAATTTGCTCAATCCGTGGAAAACTGGATTGCCAAAACGCATCCAAATCTCTCTTGATCATTTCGACTTGCTTGCCTTTCCCGCATAGCTTCACTTCACTGCCAGCATGCGCTCGAGCGCGGTCAGGGCCTGGGCGGCGATTTCCGGGTCAACC from Pirellulales bacterium harbors:
- a CDS encoding SAV_6107 family HEPN domain-containing protein, which translates into the protein MSWNTLLTEGKVTPHQTSRNELADLRGVVARNLADAAIPGLSTDNRFAIAYQAALLAAKMAIACAGYRVKGEGAHRTTFVALKLALGRQYGKMADYFDRCRRIRNDLVYDTEGVVSANDAEELFNTATQFAQSVENWIAKTHPNLS